One genomic region from Vanacampus margaritifer isolate UIUO_Vmar chromosome 2, RoL_Vmar_1.0, whole genome shotgun sequence encodes:
- the LOC144044040 gene encoding metabotropic glutamate receptor 1-like: MFHTLDRINADPNLLPNITLGCEIRDSCWHSSVALEQSIEFIRDSLISIREDDDSQWCVKGADAAQTAPVKKPIVGVVGPGSSSVAIQVQNLLQLFNIPQIAYSATSIDLSDKNLFQYFLRVVPSDTLQARALLDIVKRYNWTYVSAVHTEGNYGESGMEVFKELASQEGLCLSLSDKIYSNAGEKHFDRLLRKLRQRLPKARVVVCFCEGMTVRGLLMAMRRRGVASEFLLIGSDGWADRLEVVEGYEEEALGGITVKLKSEEVASFDDYFLKLKPDTNMRNPWFPEFWQHRFQCRLPGHPHDNKNYVRNCSGTERLEDNYVQDSKMGFVVNAIYAMAHGLHDMHASLCPGAAGLCDAMRPVDGSRLLDFLLWTSFAGVSGEDVRFDHNGDSPGRYEIMNFQSIRPGLYDYVNIGSWHEGVLSIDDDAMMTNRTGAVRSVCSEPCSKGEIKVIRKGEVSCCWICTACKDNEYVQDEFTCKACELGWWPDQELEGCEAIPLRYLEWSSPESVIQVVFSCVGVLATSFVTLTFVLYRDTPVVKSSSRELCYIILAGIFLGYLCPFTLMARPTVASCYLQRLLVGLSPAVCYSALVTKTNRIARILAGGKKKICTRKPRFMGAWAQVAIASALVGAQLALEVTLVVVEPPEPIRSHPSSREVFLVCNTSTLGVVAPLGYNGLLILSCTYYAFKTRNVPANFNEAKYVAFTMYTTCIIWLAFVPIYFGSDYKTIITSFSVSLSVTVALGCMFAPKMYVIIAKPERNVRSAFTTSDTVRMHVRDGKASCRAGGGLFDVFKWKKSGSSNSKSVSWFAAGARRPPKGDHVWQRLSVHVRMQEVASNQMVATNQTAIIKPLTSTYRDSLLYNVTEEDEGDELGGVVTHQEATKFANDVTNMIVEDEPGIVHSYLYDSCLLADEEEEEAGDRLVLMPPSPFRDFSDPSLNSPISDSICTPPNGRYAAIILEDFKRSSSTL; the protein is encoded by the exons ATGTTCCACACGCTGGACCGCATCAACGCAGATCCAAACCTGTTGCCCAACATCACACTAGGCTGTGAGATCAGAGACTCGTGCTGGCATTCGTCGGTGGCTCTGGAGCAGAGCATCGAGTTCATACGAGACTCGCTCATCTCCATCCGGGAGGACGATGACAGCCAGTGGTGTGTGAAGGGGGCCGACGCAGCACAGACAGCGCCCGTCAAGAAACCGATCGTGGGCGTGGTTGGGCCAGGTTCCAGCTCGGTGGCCATCCAGGTGCAGAACCTGCTGCAGCTCTTCAACATTCCGCAGATCGCATACTCGGCCACCAGCATCGACCTGAGCGACAAGAACTTATTTCAGTACTTTCTCAGGGTGGTGCCCTCAGACACACTACAGGCCAGAGCCCTCCTTGACATTGTCAAGCGGTACAACTGGACCTACGTGTCTGCTGTCCACACCGAGG gtaACTATGGCGAAAGCGGCATGGAGGTGTTCAAGGAGCTGGCCTCACAGGAAGGACTGTGCCTGTCGCTGTCGGACAAAATCTACAGCAACGCCGGTGAGAAGCACTTTGACAGGCTGCTACGCAAACTGCGCCAGCGGCTGCCCAAAGCTCGAGTGGTGGTCTGCTTCTGCGAGGGAATGACGGTCCGAGGCCTACTCATGGCAATGAGGCGAAGAGGAGTCGCCAGTGAGTTCCTTCTCATTGGCAG TGATGGCTGGGCAGACCGCTTGGAGGTGGTGGAAGGCTACGAGGAGGAAGCCCTCGGAGGCATCACTGTCAAGCTGAAGTCAGAGGAGGTGGCCTCCTTCGATGACTACTTCCTGAAACTCAAGCCGGACACCAACATGCGCAATCCCTGGTTCCCAGAGTTTTGGCAGCATCGCTTCCAGTGCCGCCTGCCCGGGCATCCGCATGACAACAAGAACTATGTCAGGAACTGCTCAG GCACCGAGCGCCTGGAGGACAACTACGTGCAGGACAGCAAAATGGGCTTCGTGGTGAACGCCATCTACGCCATGGCGCACGGACTGCACGACATGCACGCCAGCCTGTGCCCTGGGGCCGCAGGCCTGTGCGACGCCATGAGGCCCGTGGACGGCAGCCGCCTGCTGGACTTCCTGCTCTGGACCTCCTTTGCCGGCGTCTCGGGCGAGGATGTCCGCTTCGACCACAACGGGGACTCCCCTGGCAG GTACGAGATCATGAACTTCCAGAGCATACGTCCCGGCCTGTACGACTACGTCAACATTGGCTCGTGGCACGAGGGCGTGCTCAGCATCGACGACGACGCCATGATGACCAACCGTACCGGAGCGGTGCGCTCGGTGTGCAGCGAGCCCTGCTCCAAGGGGGAGATCAAA GTGATCAGGAAGGGCGAAGTGAGCTGCTGCTGGATCTGCACGGCCTGCAAAGACAACGAGTACGTCCAGGATGAGTTCACCTGCAAGGCTTGCGAGCTGGGATGGTGGCCAGACCAAGAATTGGAAG gCTGCGAGGCCATCCCCCTGCGTTACCTGGAGTGGAGCAGTCCCGAATCCGTCATCCAGGTGGTCTTCTCCTGCGTGGGCGTCCTGGCGACATCCTTCGTGACCCTCACGTTCGTGCTGTACCGCGACACACCCGTGGTCAAGTCGTCCAGCCGGGAGCTGTGCTACATCATCCTGGCGGGCATCTTCCTGGGCTACCTGTGCCCCTTCACGCTCATGGCCCGGCCCACTGTGGCCTCCTGCTACCTGCAGAGGCTCCTGGTGGGTCTCTCGCCCGCCGTGTGCTACTCGGCGCTGGTCACCAAGACCAACCGTATCGCCCGCATCCTGGCGGGCGGCAAGAAGAAGATCTGCACACGCAAGCCGCGCTTCATGGGCGCGTGGGCGCAGGTAGCCATCGCGTCGGCGCTGGTCGGCGCGCAGCTGGCTCTGGAGGTGACGCTGGTGGTGGTGGAGCCGCCTGAACCCATACGCTCCCACCCAAG CTCCCGCGAGGTCTTTCTGGTCTGCAACACCAGCACCCTCGGAGTGGTGGCTCCGCTGGGCTATAACGGCTTGCTCATCCTCAGCTGCACCTACTACGCCTTCAAGACGCGCAACGTGCCCGCCAACTTCAACGAGGCCAAGTACGTGGCCTTCACCATGTACACCACCTGCATCATCTGGCTAGCTTTTGTGCCCATCTACTTCGGCTCCGACTACAAGACCATCATCACGTCCTTCTCCGTCAGCTTAAGCGTCACCGTGGCGCTGGGCTGCATGTTTGCGCCCAAGATGTACGTCATCATCGCCAAGCCCGAGCGCAACGTGCGCAGCGCCTTCACCACCTCCGACACCGTGCGCATGCACGTGCGCGACGGCAAGGCCTCGTGCCGGGCAGGCGGAGGCCTGTTCGATGTGTTCAAGTGGAAGAAGAGCGGCAG CTCTAACAGCAAGTCTGTATCCTGGTTTGCGGCAGGTGCGCGGCGTCCTCCCAAAGGCGATCACGTCTGGCAACGACTGTCGGTGCATGTTAGGATGCAGGAGGTGGCGTCCAATCAGATGGTGGCGACCAATCAGACGGCCATCATCAAGCCGCTCACTAGCACCTACCGTGACTCGCTGCTGTACAATGTGACCGAGGAGGATGAGGGCGATGAGCTCGGTGGCGTGGTTACACACCAGGAAGCGACTAAATTCGCTAATGACGTCACCAACATGATCGTTGAAGATGAACCTGGGATCGTTCACAGTTACCTGTACGACAGTTGCCTCCTCGcagatgaagaggaggaagaagcagGAGATCGCCTGGTGCTCATGCCGCCCTCGCCTTTCCGGGATTTCTCAGACCCCTCCCTCAATTCACCGATTTCCGACTCCATTTGCACGCCGCCCAATGGGAGGTACGCGGCCATCATCCTAGAAGACTTCAAGCGGAGCTCCTCCACTCTGTGA